The DNA region TCGAATACCTGCGGATCGCCCATCACCGTCTTGATCCCAACAGGCTTGCCGGTCACGCGCCGGATGCGCGCGATCAGGTCCAGCAGTTCTTCTACATTCCCCGCTTCCCGGTGACGGTTCGGGCTGATCCCGTCCACGCCCCTTGGCAATCCGCGAATGCCTGCAATTTCTTCGGTGATCTTGGCGGCGGGCAGGATACCCCCCTTCCCGGGCTTTGCGCCTTGCGCCAGCTTCAGCTCAAACATCCTGACCTGCGGCTTGGCCGCCATCTCGGCCAGCTTGCCTTCATCCAGATTGCCCTCCGCGTCGCGCACGCCGTATTTCGCCGTGCCGATCTGGAACACCACATCGCAGCCGCCCTCAAGGTGGTAGGGGCTCAGGCCGCCCTCGCCCGTGTTCATCCAGCATCCCGCCGCTTTGCACCCGTGCGATAGGGCCGTCACGGCGGGTTTGGAGATCGCCCCGTAGGACATGCCCGACAGGTTGAAAAAACTGCCCGCCATATATGGCGTGTCACAATGGGGTCCGATCATCATCGGCTCGGCGCTGGCAAATTGATCGTCCAGCGGCGGGAACGTGGACGGCACGAACAGCGGTGTGCCCACGACGCTGATGTTGCGCGTGGACCCGAACGGCAAGGTCGACGACTTGCCCTTCCCCGCATGCTTCACCCATTCCCGCTGCGCCCGGTTGAAGGGCAGCTCTTCCCGGTCCATCGCAAAGAAGTATTGCCGGAAGAACTCTCCCAGGCTGCTGAACAACCCCCGGAAGCGGCCCAATACCGGGTAGTTTCGGCGGATCGCATCGGATGTTTGCGTCCGGTCGAGGATGAACAGCACCGCCACCGCCAGCGCGGCCAGCCCGATCACCAGCCAGAAGGCGATCGCCATCGCTTCCAGAAAGACAGAGACGCTTTCCATTGTCGGTAGCTCCATCATACGCGCTCTCCCCGTTTGGCTTGGCGCATACCATGGCCAAACCGCCCGGCAGACTGCAACCGTGCATCAGAAAAATCGAAATATTTCATAACGTCCGGTCACATGATCTCACGCAGGAGTGATTGGAAGCGCGAAAAGGCGGCGGCTTAGATCGCGGCTCTTTTCGGTCAAGCCCCTCGGCGGAAATTCGCTTCAGTTGAAAAGACTTTTCCGCAAAGTAATTCGCCTCTCGTCAGCAGGCGGACCCCGTTGACCGCGGGATCCCAAGTTCCGTGACCAGACACCAACCGACAGAGAGAGACCTCATCATGCGTAGAACGCTTATTGCCCTTGCCGCCACCACGGCCCTCGCCTCCCCTGCCTTTGCAGACGGCCATGCCATGAACATTGTCGAGACGGCGGCAGAGGCCGGTTCCTTCACCACGCTTCTGGCCGCAGCCGAGGCCGCTGGCCTGGTTGAGACGCTGTCGGGTGAAGGCCCGCTGACCGTCTTCGCCCCCACCGATGAGGCCTTCGCCGCCCTGCCCGAAGGCACGGTCGAGGGTCTGCTGGCAGACACCGACGCCCTGACCGCCGTGCTGACCTACCACGTCGTCGCCGGTGCCGTGATGTCCGGCGATCTGACCGACGGCATGACCGCCGCAACGGTCAACGGAGCCGATATCACCGTGTCGCTTGATCCGGTGATGATCAACGACGCCAACGTCGTGACCGCCGATATCGAGGCGTCGAACGGCGTCATCCACGTCATCGACAGCGTGCTTCTGCCACCCATGTAAGCCGCGACTTTCGTCGGGGGCGACGCAACGTGGCCCCCGACGCTGATCGACACACCAATACCAACACAGGAGGACCCCACCATGGACCGTCGTCAATTCATCACCCGCACCGCAGGCCTCGCCGTTGCAGCCCCCTTCACCGGACTGGCCGCATCGCCCGCCCTGGCCGTCACCGGCAGCTCCAACATCGTGGAACTTGCCGCGGCAACACCTGATCTCTCCACGCTCGTGACCGCTGTTCAGGCCGCAGGTCTTGTGGACACGCTGTCCTCGCGCGGCAACTTCACCGTGTTTGCGCCCACGAACCGCGCGTTTGCGCATTTGCCTGCTGGTACGCTTGATGCGCTGCTGGCCGACATCCCGGCCCTGACCAACGTGCTCACGTACCATGTCTCGCCCGACTATTATCCGGCCTCGCAATTCGTGGGTCAGTTCGGGGCCGTCCATCAGACGGTTCAAGGCCAGCCGATCCGCGTGGACGGGCGCAGCGGCACCGTTCTCCTGAATGGCAACACCCGGGTGACGACGGCGGATGTCTTCGCCTCCAACGGCGTGGTTCACATCATTGATGCGGTTCTGCTGCCCCATTGATCGCAGGCAGGGTTGCAAGGTTGCAACCCACACCTAACCATCTGAACTAAAATCATAATCACGATATTGATTTTCAACGCAACGCCCCGCCAGTCCCCCTGGTGGGGCGTTTTGACTTGCGCGGGGCGGGCGGAGGATGTTCCCTTCTCGCCATGCAGGTCGAGAGCATTGATCATGTCCATATCGAGGTGCGGGACCGCGCGCGGGCGGCGGATTGGTGCGCCCGTGTCCTTGGCCTGCGACCCCATGGGGACCTTGCATCCTGGGCCGCGGATCCGATGGGGCCGCTGATCCTGAAGGCTGGCGATGGGCGCCCCGCATTGTCGCTGTTTGCCCGTGCCTGTGCGCCGCCAACGCGCGACACAACCATTGCCTTCCGCATGACGGGGACGGCGTTCCTCGCCTTCCGGGACGCTCTGCCGGAGCTTGGCCTGAGCGATGCCAAGGGCGGCCCGGTGACGGCTGCGGACGTGGTGGATCATGCGCTGTCGTGGTCGATCTACTTTTGCGACCCGGACGGGAACCGGTTCGAGGTCACGACCTACGATTACGCCGATGTCGCGGCGGCGCTGTCGCCCGAGCCCCGCCCATAAAAAAACCGCCCCGCGCGACAGGCACGGAGCGGCGATTGATATCCCAGTCGCCGGGGACCGGGGTTAATGCACGGCCCTAATGGACCACGGCATCGTCGGGCTTGGGTCGGTTGGACGGGGCCACGCGGTCGCCCACGATCAGCCCATCGGCCCCGGCGCTGACCGTGATATCCGCGCCGTCGGTCACATCGCCCGCCAGGATCATTTCGGCCAGCTGGTCCTGCAACGCGCGCTGGATCACCCGCTTCAGCGGACGGGCCCCGAAGACCGGGTCATACCCTTCATCCGCAAGCCAGGTCTGCGCGGCCTC from Jannaschia sp. CCS1 includes:
- a CDS encoding fasciclin domain-containing protein; this encodes MDRRQFITRTAGLAVAAPFTGLAASPALAVTGSSNIVELAAATPDLSTLVTAVQAAGLVDTLSSRGNFTVFAPTNRAFAHLPAGTLDALLADIPALTNVLTYHVSPDYYPASQFVGQFGAVHQTVQGQPIRVDGRSGTVLLNGNTRVTTADVFASNGVVHIIDAVLLPH
- a CDS encoding fasciclin domain-containing protein; the encoded protein is MMRRTLIALAATTALASPAFADGHAMNIVETAAEAGSFTTLLAAAEAAGLVETLSGEGPLTVFAPTDEAFAALPEGTVEGLLADTDALTAVLTYHVVAGAVMSGDLTDGMTAATVNGADITVSLDPVMINDANVVTADIEASNGVIHVIDSVLLPPM
- a CDS encoding FMN-binding glutamate synthase family protein, whose amino-acid sequence is MMELPTMESVSVFLEAMAIAFWLVIGLAALAVAVLFILDRTQTSDAIRRNYPVLGRFRGLFSSLGEFFRQYFFAMDREELPFNRAQREWVKHAGKGKSSTLPFGSTRNISVVGTPLFVPSTFPPLDDQFASAEPMMIGPHCDTPYMAGSFFNLSGMSYGAISKPAVTALSHGCKAAGCWMNTGEGGLSPYHLEGGCDVVFQIGTAKYGVRDAEGNLDEGKLAEMAAKPQVRMFELKLAQGAKPGKGGILPAAKITEEIAGIRGLPRGVDGISPNRHREAGNVEELLDLIARIRRVTGKPVGIKTVMGDPQVFEDLFAAVNARGVDSAPDFITLDGGEGGTGAAPMPLMDLVGMSVREALPILADARARAGLKDRVRIVASGKLVNPGDVAWALAAGADFVTSARGFMFALGCIQALKCHKNTCPTGITTHNPRFQEGLDVSDKTVRVTNYAKAIRKEVEVIAHSVGVSEPRRMRRQHVRLVQPDGSSLPMDQLFPVT
- a CDS encoding VOC family protein produces the protein MGRFDLRGAGGGCSLLAMQVESIDHVHIEVRDRARAADWCARVLGLRPHGDLASWAADPMGPLILKAGDGRPALSLFARACAPPTRDTTIAFRMTGTAFLAFRDALPELGLSDAKGGPVTAADVVDHALSWSIYFCDPDGNRFEVTTYDYADVAAALSPEPRP